The following coding sequences lie in one Cannabis sativa cultivar Pink pepper isolate KNU-18-1 chromosome 5, ASM2916894v1, whole genome shotgun sequence genomic window:
- the LOC115716911 gene encoding protein LEAD-SENSITIVE 1, with the protein MGLLSNMIKQSQLKEGDHIYCYRRAHTYSHHGIYMGDDRVIHFTRTKTKKVSLIRTVFGRQPCEKCGYNPNEENGVVQTCLTCFLKHHRLFRFEYNAGFSERILKKSGTCSAVSSDMAKKVTERAKDMLNSDNQFGEYHLIDNNCECFAFYCTTGLRRTMQGNAFKDAIESVYKTLMSGEHHSLKDISESLLRGFIEKKIRRVIDERDRPRSEITNNDDDHDDDDGSDQDRSD; encoded by the exons ATGGGGTTACTTTCAAACATGATTAAACAAAGTCAGCTCAAAGAAGGGGATCACATTTACTGCTACAGGAGAGCTCACACCTACTCTCATCATG GAATATACATGGGAGATGACCGAGTTATCCATTTCACAAGAACAAAAACAAAGAAAGTGAGCCTAATACGCACCGTTTTCGGAAGACAACCCTGTGAAAAATGTGGGTATAACCCAAATGAGGAGAATGGAGTAGTGCAGACCTGTTTGACGTGTTTCCTTAAACACCACAGGCTATTTCGATTTGAATACAATGCTGGTTTCAGCGAACGTATCCTCAAAAAGTCTGGGACTTGCAGTGCTGTTTCTTCAGACATGGCTAAGAAGGTGACTGAACGAGCCAAGGATATGCTTAACAGTGATAATCAGTTTGGAGAGTATCATTTGATTGATAATAACTGCGAATGCTTTGCTTTCTACTGCACCACTGGGCTTCGTAGGACCATGCAAGGAAATGCATTCAAAGATGCAATTGAGTCTGTTTATAAAACTCTTATGAGTGGAGAACACCATTCTCTCAAAGACATTTCTGAATCTCTTTTAAGAGGTTTCATTGAGAAAAAGATCCGCAGGGTCATAGATGAGCGTGATCGCCCTAGATCTGAGATAACTAATAATGATGATgatcatgatgatgatgatgggtcAGACCAAGATCGATCGGATTAG